The sequence GCGCCGCGTCCGTTGCGGCGGGCGATCTCGTTCAGCAGGAGACGATTCGGGACGCGCCGCAGGGCCCAGCCCCCCGCGAACAGCAGGCGCACGCCGAAGCGGCGCCCGACGAGAGGCGGCAGCTCGAGGATCGATCCCCCCGGCCGCTCGATGCGGTAGGGATCGCGCGGCCACGCGGGGTCGCCGATGTAGACGATCGGCGCCAGGCTGGAATCGTAGCGGATGCCGGCCGCGATGAGCGCGTCCAGCGCCGCCGTCACGACCCCCGAGGCGCGGCCGCGCCGCCCGGCTCCGGGCGCGCCTCCGAGACTCCAGCGCGGCGCGCGGTAGCCGAGGACCGGCTCCCCCGTGCCCCCTTCGACGGCCCGGCGCGCGGCGATCAG comes from Candidatus Dormiibacterota bacterium and encodes:
- a CDS encoding polysaccharide deacetylase family protein, giving the protein MAAIANVLTVDLEEWFHIDERIIPPGEWDRLPGRAVENTRALLDLLDVCGVRGTFFAVGWVAARHQDLIREIHERGHEVGVHGYLHMAVAPMSDTEFRADLIAARRAVEGGTGEPVLGYRAPRWSLGGAPGAGRRGRASGVVTAALDALIAAGIRYDSSLAPIVYIGDPAWPRDPYRIERPGGSILELPPLVGRRFGVRLLFAGGWALRRVPNRLLLNEIARRNGRGA